One region of Pseudomonas alvandae genomic DNA includes:
- a CDS encoding DUF5064 family protein — translation MATFQPGHLHMERHALSKDDYSYNLCIDYEIAQDPKEGTGMSFRLHGTVEDKNVDETFFLARDQAFDFARHATRIAQQYGMPKTASIGSMHKYYDEMFEDVRHQLDVKPGDPMKPEHLA, via the coding sequence CACATGGAGCGCCATGCGCTGAGCAAGGACGACTACAGCTACAACCTGTGCATCGACTACGAGATTGCACAGGATCCCAAGGAGGGAACGGGCATGTCCTTCCGTCTGCACGGCACGGTGGAAGACAAGAACGTGGACGAGACGTTTTTCCTGGCCAGGGACCAGGCCTTCGACTTCGCCCGCCACGCCACCCGCATCGCCCAGCAATACGGCATGCCGAAGACCGCCAGCATCGGCTCGATGCACAAGTACTACGACGAAATGTTCGAAGACGTGCGCCACCAACTGGACGTCAAGCCGGGGGATCCGATGAAGCCTGAGCATTTGGCATAA
- a CDS encoding helix-turn-helix domain-containing protein, which produces MKKTELPSIPVFKLYGESQDWPTPDLLHCETISSRSSEHQWEIKPHRHADLCQLLFVFKGEAELEIEGQRTRLDEPAVQILPPLSVHGFRFSEDVQGYVVTLAAPLVTHLQGQLGHSVNILAQAEAYPAGENADYLNSLFSALQAEYVGHQPAREMLMHALVSVIMVWVSRQVMSRRTSTQRPQRAREYLNGFIQLVEETYRQHVKVEDLAHRLGISVSHLNGTCRELAGQPALQIMHERQLLEAKRLLTYTGMTIYEISELLGFSDPTNFTRLFRRRVGISPKAFRDRLKTDQLDD; this is translated from the coding sequence ATGAAGAAAACTGAGCTGCCTTCGATCCCGGTGTTCAAGCTTTATGGCGAAAGCCAGGATTGGCCCACGCCGGACCTGCTGCACTGCGAAACCATTTCCAGCCGCAGCAGCGAGCACCAATGGGAGATCAAGCCCCATCGGCATGCCGACCTGTGCCAGTTGCTGTTTGTCTTCAAGGGCGAGGCAGAGCTGGAAATTGAAGGCCAACGCACCCGGCTTGACGAGCCGGCGGTGCAGATCCTGCCGCCGCTGTCGGTCCATGGCTTTCGGTTTTCCGAGGATGTGCAAGGTTACGTAGTCACGCTGGCGGCGCCGCTGGTGACACACCTGCAGGGACAGCTTGGTCACTCGGTCAACATCCTGGCCCAGGCCGAAGCCTACCCGGCCGGCGAGAACGCCGATTACCTCAACAGTTTGTTCAGCGCCTTGCAGGCCGAGTACGTCGGGCATCAACCGGCCCGGGAAATGCTCATGCACGCACTGGTCAGCGTGATCATGGTCTGGGTCAGTCGCCAAGTGATGAGCCGGCGCACCTCGACCCAGCGCCCGCAACGGGCCCGGGAATACCTCAACGGCTTCATTCAGCTGGTGGAGGAAACCTATCGTCAGCACGTCAAGGTCGAAGACCTGGCCCATCGCCTGGGTATTTCGGTGTCGCACCTCAACGGTACCTGCCGCGAACTGGCGGGGCAGCCGGCATTGCAGATCATGCATGAGCGGCAATTGTTGGAAGCCAAGCGGCTGCTGACCTACACCGGCATGACGATCTATGAGATATCCGAACTGCTCGGCTTCTCTGACCCGACCAACTTCACCCGACTGTTTCGCCGGCGTGTCGGCATTTCGCCAAAGGCCTTCCGCGACCGGCTCAAGACCGATCAGCTAGACGACTGA
- the pobA gene encoding 4-hydroxybenzoate 3-monooxygenase: MKTLKTQVAIIGAGPSGLLLGQLLHNAGIDTVILERQTPDYVLSRIRAGVLEQGMVQLLRQAGVGQRMDAEGLPHDGFELVLNGRRVHIDLKGLTGGQNVMVYGQTEVTRDLMAAREASGARTLYQVDNAQPHDLTNDHPFVTFEHAGETWRLDCDYVAGCDGFHGVARQSIPAEKLKVFERVYPFGWLGILADTPPVHEELVYARHERGFALCSMRSRTRTRYYLQVPAEEQVADWPDERFWTELKNRLPADLAETLVTGPSIEKSIAPLRSFVVEPMQYGRMFLVGDAAHIVPPTGAKGLNLAASDVSTLFNILLKVYRDGRLDLLERYSDICLRRVWKAERFSWWMTSMLHRFDDDAFNQRISEAELEYFVDSEAGRKTIAENYVGLPYEAIE; this comes from the coding sequence ATGAAAACCCTCAAGACCCAAGTCGCCATTATCGGCGCCGGCCCCTCTGGACTGCTGCTCGGCCAGTTGTTGCACAACGCTGGGATCGACACCGTGATCCTCGAACGGCAGACGCCCGACTACGTCCTCAGCCGCATCCGCGCCGGTGTACTCGAGCAAGGCATGGTGCAGTTGCTGCGCCAGGCCGGGGTTGGCCAGCGCATGGACGCCGAAGGCCTGCCCCACGATGGCTTTGAACTGGTCCTCAACGGTCGCCGCGTGCACATTGATCTCAAGGGGCTGACCGGCGGGCAAAACGTCATGGTCTATGGCCAGACGGAAGTCACCCGCGACTTGATGGCGGCACGCGAGGCATCCGGCGCGCGGACGCTGTATCAGGTCGACAATGCCCAGCCCCACGACCTCACGAACGATCACCCCTTCGTGACCTTCGAACACGCCGGCGAAACCTGGCGCCTGGATTGCGACTACGTGGCCGGCTGCGACGGTTTCCACGGCGTGGCGCGGCAGTCGATTCCGGCGGAAAAACTCAAGGTCTTCGAGCGCGTCTACCCGTTCGGCTGGCTCGGCATCCTCGCCGATACCCCGCCCGTCCACGAAGAACTCGTCTATGCGCGCCACGAGCGCGGCTTCGCCCTGTGCAGCATGCGCTCACGCACCCGTACCCGTTATTACCTGCAGGTGCCCGCCGAGGAACAAGTGGCCGACTGGCCGGACGAGCGCTTCTGGACCGAACTGAAAAACCGCCTGCCCGCCGACCTGGCCGAAACGCTGGTGACCGGTCCTTCCATCGAAAAAAGCATCGCGCCGCTGCGCAGCTTTGTGGTGGAACCGATGCAATACGGAAGGATGTTCCTGGTGGGCGACGCCGCCCACATCGTCCCGCCGACCGGTGCCAAGGGGTTGAACCTGGCCGCCAGCGATGTCAGCACGCTGTTCAATATCTTGCTCAAGGTCTATCGCGACGGTCGCCTGGATCTGCTGGAACGCTACTCCGATATCTGCCTGCGAAGGGTCTGGAAAGCCGAGCGGTTTTCCTGGTGGATGACGTCGATGCTGCACCGCTTCGATGACGATGCGTTCAACCAGCGCATCAGCGAAGCGGAGCTGGAGTATTTCGTCGACTCCGAGGCAGGTCGAAAAACCATCGCGGAAAATTACGTCGGCCTTCCTTACGAGGCTATCGAATAG
- a CDS encoding MDR family MFS transporter, with product MTQLNTPQAQQPAIRSVLVALMLAIFLGALDQTIVAVSMPAISAQFKDVSLLAWVISGYMVAMTVAVPIYGKLGDLYGRRPLMLFGMGLFTLASLFCGMAQNMEQLVLARIFQGIGAGGMISVSQAIIGDIIPPRERGRYQGYFSSMYAVASVAGPVLGGYMTEYLSWRWVFWINLPLGLGAWLVARRTLVGLPVPQRTPIIDYLGTVLLIIGLTALLLGITQIGQGHAWHSREVLGLLGGAVVVLGLFAWHERRAREPLLPMHLFVNRSAVLCWCTVFFTSFQAISLTVLVPLRFQSVTGAGADSAALHLLPLAMGLPIGAYFAGRRTSVTGRYKPMILGGAVLFPFAILGMAFTPPAVFWLSSLFMLLSGIASGMQFPTSLVGSQNSVQQRDIGVATSTTNLFRSLGGAVGVALMSALLLALLQDSGFAQLAGSSVVGEGHSGNVLLDGLNAAPGEALDALREELQATFRHLLMISAAVSLLGLAAAVAMPDRLLRGREEKTR from the coding sequence GTGACTCAGCTCAATACTCCCCAAGCCCAACAGCCCGCCATCCGCAGCGTGCTGGTGGCGCTGATGCTGGCGATTTTCCTCGGGGCGTTGGACCAGACCATCGTCGCGGTCTCGATGCCGGCCATTTCCGCGCAGTTCAAGGACGTCAGCCTGCTGGCCTGGGTGATCTCCGGCTACATGGTCGCCATGACCGTGGCCGTGCCGATCTACGGCAAGCTGGGCGACTTGTATGGCCGGCGACCGCTGATGCTGTTCGGCATGGGCCTGTTCACCCTCGCCTCGCTGTTCTGCGGGATGGCGCAGAACATGGAGCAATTGGTGCTGGCGCGGATTTTCCAGGGCATCGGCGCCGGCGGCATGATTTCCGTGAGCCAGGCGATCATCGGCGACATCATCCCGCCCCGCGAGCGCGGTCGCTACCAGGGCTATTTCAGCAGCATGTACGCAGTGGCGAGCGTGGCCGGGCCGGTGCTCGGCGGCTACATGACCGAGTACCTGTCGTGGCGCTGGGTCTTCTGGATCAACCTGCCGCTGGGCCTGGGCGCCTGGCTGGTGGCCCGGCGCACGCTGGTGGGGCTGCCGGTGCCGCAACGCACGCCGATCATCGACTATTTGGGCACCGTGTTGCTGATCATCGGCCTGACCGCGTTGCTGCTGGGCATTACCCAGATCGGCCAGGGCCACGCCTGGCACAGCCGCGAAGTGCTCGGGTTGCTGGGTGGCGCGGTGGTCGTGCTGGGCTTGTTCGCCTGGCATGAACGCCGCGCCCGCGAGCCGTTGCTGCCCATGCACCTGTTCGTCAACCGCAGCGCGGTGTTGTGCTGGTGCACGGTGTTTTTCACCAGTTTCCAGGCCATCTCCCTGACGGTGCTGGTGCCGTTGCGCTTCCAGAGCGTGACCGGCGCCGGCGCCGACAGCGCCGCGTTGCATTTGCTGCCGCTGGCGATGGGGCTGCCGATCGGTGCTTATTTTGCCGGGCGGCGGACCTCGGTCACCGGGCGCTACAAACCGATGATTCTCGGTGGCGCCGTGCTCTTCCCGTTCGCCATCCTCGGCATGGCCTTTACGCCGCCCGCTGTGTTCTGGCTGAGCAGCCTGTTCATGTTGCTCAGCGGCATCGCCTCCGGCATGCAATTTCCCACCTCGCTGGTGGGCTCGCAGAATTCGGTGCAGCAACGGGACATCGGCGTCGCCACCAGCACCACCAACCTGTTCCGCTCCCTGGGCGGGGCGGTGGGCGTGGCGCTGATGTCGGCGCTGCTGCTGGCGTTGCTGCAGGATTCGGGTTTTGCCCAGCTCGCCGGTTCGTCGGTGGTGGGCGAAGGGCACTCAGGCAACGTGCTGCTCGATGGCCTGAATGCCGCACCGGGCGAGGCGCTGGACGCTTTG